A region from the Thermoplasmata archaeon genome encodes:
- a CDS encoding ATP-binding protein yields MTVVGQLTGGEHGALVLRQRSESGLELGELLVAPLNSSGDEYIILQVFDLLYGSQLEPKVIEMMSGMKLEGYGEGADFMDRNLRAYILAKAKALVHVRRKDGRWIIKTPKILPPFFSEVYSASAEHLAFLERPPNPVYLGKVRSGSRVVDVDVYLDGRELFSHHVLIPATTGRGKSNLVKVMLWSVIGQSYCGVLILDSHDEYYGRSGPGLKDHPQASQGLVYYSPSPPKGARSLRFNLSLLRPWHFRGIVPLTDAQYEAMRAFYNRHGESWISALMQTPEEEALNRLKVQPITALTLKRRLDLVLGIYVNQEGYLRSRNQVFVSEGGESTVEDIVRHLEEGKKVLVDTSRLTDQAELIIGSIIANEILDRYKSYRGDGESTGRPVISIVIEEAPRVLHTSEESNVFGTIAREGRKFGVGLVAVTQLASLIPREILANLNTKIILGNEMRAEREAIIGSASQDLSSDSNMIAALDKGEALVSSVFTRFAIPIQIPLFESLVPRGGKDSDKERIRLVGL; encoded by the coding sequence AACTGGTGGGGAGCACGGGGCTCTCGTCCTCCGCCAGAGGAGCGAGAGCGGTTTGGAGCTAGGGGAGCTGCTTGTTGCCCCTCTCAATTCCTCGGGAGATGAGTACATTATCCTCCAGGTTTTCGACCTCCTTTATGGAAGCCAGCTCGAACCGAAGGTCATTGAGATGATGAGCGGGATGAAGCTTGAAGGGTACGGAGAGGGCGCGGATTTCATGGATCGAAATCTGAGGGCATATATTCTTGCGAAAGCTAAGGCGCTCGTGCATGTCAGGCGAAAGGACGGCCGCTGGATAATTAAGACACCAAAGATTCTTCCCCCGTTCTTCTCCGAGGTGTACAGCGCCTCGGCCGAGCATTTGGCCTTTCTCGAGCGGCCGCCCAACCCGGTCTATTTGGGTAAGGTCAGGAGCGGCTCGAGAGTGGTGGATGTGGATGTCTATCTCGACGGCCGAGAGCTCTTCTCTCACCACGTCCTCATTCCCGCGACCACCGGCAGGGGCAAGAGTAATCTTGTGAAGGTCATGCTCTGGAGTGTGATAGGCCAGTCCTACTGCGGCGTGCTGATTCTCGACTCGCACGATGAGTACTACGGCCGCTCGGGGCCCGGGCTTAAGGACCACCCCCAGGCCTCGCAGGGACTTGTCTACTACTCACCATCCCCGCCCAAGGGAGCGCGGTCCCTGCGCTTCAACCTCTCCCTCCTCCGGCCCTGGCACTTCAGGGGCATCGTGCCCCTCACCGATGCCCAGTACGAAGCGATGAGGGCATTCTACAACCGCCATGGGGAGAGTTGGATTTCGGCCCTGATGCAGACGCCAGAGGAGGAGGCGCTGAACAGGCTAAAGGTGCAGCCGATCACCGCCCTGACCCTGAAGAGGCGCCTAGACCTCGTGCTGGGCATCTATGTCAATCAGGAAGGCTATTTGCGCAGCAGGAACCAGGTATTTGTTTCGGAGGGCGGCGAGTCGACAGTGGAGGACATCGTGCGCCATCTCGAGGAGGGAAAAAAGGTCCTGGTCGACACTTCCCGACTCACCGACCAGGCCGAGCTCATCATCGGCAGTATAATCGCCAATGAGATTCTGGACAGGTACAAGAGCTATAGGGGGGATGGAGAATCGACCGGAAGGCCGGTGATATCGATCGTAATAGAAGAGGCCCCTCGAGTCCTGCACACCAGCGAGGAGAGCAACGTTTTTGGGACGATAGCCCGCGAGGGGCGCAAGTTTGGGGTGGGGTTGGTTGCGGTCACCCAGCTCGCCAGCCTGATACCGAGAGAGATTCTAGCCAACCTCAACACAAAAATTATTCTGGGCAACGAGATGAGGGCCGAGAGGGAAGCGATAATCGGCAGTGCTTCGCAGGACCTCTCGAGCGACAGCAACATGATAGCAGCCCTCGACAAGGGAGAGGCGCTCGTCAGCTCCGTGTTCACCAGATTCGCCATTCCGATTCAGATTCCACTCTTCGAGAGCCTTGTCCCAAGAGGGGGCAAGGATAGCGATAAAGAGAGAATCAGGCTTGTTGGCCTGTGA
- a CDS encoding nitroreductase family protein — protein sequence MELVEAIEGRRSVRAFKNEELPEGFIEEAVRVGNLAPSAGNLQARDFVVVRDAGTKKRLAEAALGQDFIAEAPVVLVVCANARRIAHYGERGRELYMLQDTAAAIENILLYVHSKGLGSCWVGAFNDAEVSEALDLPNWVRPVAILPIGVPAERPAKRRRLALSEILHHERW from the coding sequence ATGGAACTCGTCGAGGCGATTGAGGGGAGGAGGAGCGTCAGGGCATTTAAAAATGAAGAGCTGCCGGAGGGTTTTATCGAAGAAGCTGTCAGAGTAGGCAACCTGGCCCCCTCCGCGGGGAATCTGCAGGCCCGGGACTTTGTCGTTGTGAGGGACGCAGGCACAAAGAAGAGACTTGCTGAAGCTGCGCTCGGACAGGATTTCATAGCAGAGGCGCCGGTGGTACTCGTTGTCTGCGCCAACGCGCGCAGAATCGCTCACTATGGCGAGAGGGGAAGGGAGCTCTACATGCTCCAGGACACTGCGGCCGCAATAGAGAACATACTTCTATATGTCCACTCAAAGGGGCTGGGCTCCTGCTGGGTGGGGGCCTTCAACGACGCAGAGGTCTCGGAGGCGCTCGATCTCCCGAACTGGGTCAGGCCCGTCGCGATTCTGCCCATCGGTGTCCCAGCAGAGAGGCCGGCGAAGAGAAGGAGGCTGGCGCTTTCAGAGATTCTGCACCATGAGAGGTGGTGA
- a CDS encoding tandem-95 repeat protein, with protein sequence MRRLSGGAAKGLMLGLLMVISTLGLSNVSFGDDAGRVYVLEGPDTDVSNNDDFSTAQELNSGDYVTGMTGLGDPHRIDTYVLRNVPAGKIINASCRITNFNNQALILKAFNKYHLDTLAWSNREDNPDRRQWEALTLLCVITGDYYLQLNPIAGTGDISYILHVQYSDAEDITSKIGTGGMYGATIPGQISSLKWYPGKWYRFKLTGEQTIGDQKMNDYLYVNVTEPGAPEQRLWGDVYVRNFEPETFSYWLNHSWWLDSYVQYEEVHAAACYPGERWYYLDMQAYNTSGGRSENYELRLTKTQIESDGDNHLLTATPVTYEQGKTTVTKYGSVIRGEDMFDWYKVYLKKGEGVQATMTLLERSSAIFRLSIYRENLTSPYPEKGYDLMSSWTNKPEHTILNRVTSLATNVTQEGWYYIGVIAQIGLVPGNISNLADWTVQTAWCKYKLDITLPDRTLPPIIQNEPPQIVMPEDGVDTTLKLNYTGTNNGVFTDVDFTKEWGEALTFTSSGHPDFQIKINNNWSEDPEATATIKPNENWNGEADITFTATDLYGKSNSTVVHVRVLPVNDPPLIKTRIPDFTVREGEFNATMKDINLFNVFTDPDMPPFGDDNITFYVDNSTFPAWIKDDKLTFGTAPSFPGKENVVVVVNVTARDKSGAEVIHPVNITVLNLNHPPEYLEANNLLAINEDEVSYFDLNRLFSDPDNDPLTFAYLGGASDNLTVNIAGNGSAVFTPSPNYFTAQEVVRFRAIDPLGANRSGELLIRIQNINDPPYLLPGGQIPDPYEQLMMNEGEMMTFRVSAADIDNKTSELRYIWFVDDVEKTKLGTSAYTYRASFDDAGLHVIKVRISDGIDFIDAEWNITVNETNQPPVINEVWPQNNTEVDAGKKITFTANATDPDNDPLTFYWRLADGTLLKTTTGSTTSTFSKVLSAGKQHVVVLEVQDGRGGVARHYIYIKVRPESKGTGIPGFEGLAVGMALVIAGLGYALLRRKS encoded by the coding sequence ATGCGGAGGCTTTCGGGTGGAGCAGCCAAGGGACTAATGCTCGGCTTGTTAATGGTCATTTCAACCCTCGGGCTTTCCAACGTCTCCTTTGGGGACGACGCTGGAAGAGTTTACGTTCTTGAGGGACCGGACACAGACGTTTCGAACAACGATGATTTTTCGACGGCCCAGGAGCTGAACAGTGGCGACTATGTGACGGGCATGACGGGCCTTGGGGATCCCCACAGAATAGATACGTATGTACTACGGAATGTCCCCGCTGGCAAAATCATCAACGCTTCCTGCAGAATAACCAATTTTAACAACCAGGCTCTCATCCTGAAGGCATTCAACAAGTACCATCTTGATACACTAGCATGGTCTAACAGGGAGGACAATCCCGACCGGAGGCAGTGGGAGGCCCTCACCCTCTTGTGTGTTATTACGGGCGACTACTACCTCCAGCTCAACCCGATTGCCGGAACGGGCGACATCAGCTATATCCTCCATGTCCAGTATTCCGACGCCGAGGATATCACGAGCAAGATAGGCACGGGCGGAATGTACGGGGCGACGATACCCGGCCAGATCTCCTCCTTGAAATGGTATCCTGGCAAGTGGTATAGATTCAAACTCACGGGCGAACAGACAATAGGCGACCAAAAGATGAATGACTATCTTTATGTCAACGTTACCGAGCCTGGGGCACCAGAGCAGAGACTTTGGGGCGATGTTTATGTTCGGAACTTCGAGCCCGAGACCTTCTCCTATTGGCTCAACCACTCGTGGTGGTTGGATAGTTATGTTCAGTATGAGGAGGTACATGCGGCCGCCTGCTATCCGGGCGAGAGATGGTATTACTTAGATATGCAGGCCTACAACACCTCAGGGGGAAGGTCCGAGAACTATGAGCTTCGCCTGACTAAAACGCAGATAGAGAGCGACGGCGACAACCATTTACTGACTGCGACGCCAGTGACCTACGAGCAGGGCAAGACCACCGTGACAAAGTACGGGAGCGTAATTCGCGGCGAGGACATGTTCGACTGGTACAAAGTCTATTTGAAAAAAGGCGAGGGCGTCCAAGCCACCATGACCCTATTAGAGAGGTCCTCCGCTATATTCAGGCTTTCCATCTATCGCGAGAATCTGACATCGCCCTATCCGGAGAAGGGATACGATCTGATGAGCTCTTGGACCAATAAGCCCGAGCACACGATTCTCAACCGGGTGACCTCACTGGCCACAAACGTGACGCAGGAGGGTTGGTATTATATAGGTGTTATTGCCCAGATAGGGCTCGTTCCCGGAAACATATCCAACCTAGCCGACTGGACGGTTCAGACCGCCTGGTGCAAGTACAAGCTCGACATCACCCTCCCAGACAGGACGCTACCCCCCATCATCCAGAACGAGCCGCCCCAGATAGTGATGCCAGAGGACGGTGTCGACACCACCCTAAAGCTGAACTACACCGGAACTAATAATGGCGTCTTCACCGACGTCGATTTCACAAAAGAATGGGGTGAGGCCCTGACATTCACATCCAGCGGCCATCCGGACTTCCAGATAAAGATCAACAACAATTGGAGCGAGGACCCGGAGGCGACAGCAACCATCAAGCCCAACGAGAACTGGAACGGTGAGGCCGACATTACCTTCACGGCCACAGACCTCTACGGAAAATCCAACTCAACGGTGGTCCATGTGAGGGTGCTGCCCGTCAACGACCCACCCCTTATTAAGACGAGAATTCCCGACTTCACTGTGCGTGAGGGAGAGTTCAACGCCACAATGAAGGATATCAACCTATTCAACGTATTCACCGACCCGGACATGCCTCCGTTCGGGGACGATAACATCACTTTTTATGTGGACAACTCGACCTTCCCCGCTTGGATAAAGGACGACAAGTTGACATTCGGAACCGCACCAAGCTTCCCAGGTAAAGAGAATGTGGTGGTGGTGGTGAATGTGACCGCAAGAGACAAATCTGGTGCGGAGGTCATCCACCCGGTCAACATCACAGTTTTGAACTTGAACCATCCTCCGGAGTATCTTGAGGCAAACAACCTTCTCGCAATCAATGAAGACGAGGTGTCTTACTTCGACCTAAACAGGCTATTCTCCGACCCGGACAACGACCCCCTGACCTTTGCCTACCTCGGAGGTGCTTCGGACAACCTGACCGTGAATATCGCAGGTAACGGCAGCGCGGTCTTTACCCCCTCCCCCAACTACTTCACCGCGCAGGAGGTCGTCAGGTTCAGGGCGATAGACCCGCTAGGTGCGAACCGCTCCGGAGAGCTTCTGATTCGCATCCAGAACATAAACGACCCGCCCTACCTCCTTCCGGGCGGCCAGATACCCGACCCCTACGAGCAGCTGATGATGAACGAGGGAGAGATGATGACCTTCAGGGTCTCCGCCGCCGACATCGACAATAAGACCTCCGAACTCAGATACATCTGGTTCGTGGACGACGTTGAAAAGACCAAGCTCGGCACATCGGCCTATACATACCGCGCAAGTTTCGACGATGCAGGCCTGCATGTTATAAAGGTGAGAATAAGCGATGGAATTGATTTTATAGACGCTGAGTGGAACATCACGGTCAACGAAACAAATCAGCCCCCTGTGATAAACGAGGTATGGCCCCAGAACAACACCGAGGTGGATGCGGGTAAGAAGATAACCTTCACCGCCAATGCCACCGATCCCGACAACGACCCGCTCACATTCTACTGGAGGCTCGCGGATGGCACGCTACTCAAGACCACAACGGGAAGCACCACCTCTACCTTCTCTAAGGTACTCTCCGCCGGGAAACAGCACGTCGTGGTGCTCGAGGTTCAAGATGGACGAGGAGGGGTTGCGAGGCATTACATTTACATAAAAGTCAGGCCGGAGAGTAAGGGCACCGGAATTCCCGGCTTCGAAGGCCTCGCGGTCGGAATGGCCCTTGTAATAGCGGGTCTGGGTTACGCGTTGCTTAGGAGAAAGTCCTGA
- a CDS encoding winged helix-turn-helix transcriptional regulator: MGQMRSATVLLLIATIAGAFFTIPVPSESPASRAGGDEGVEPNDDLPTAHPLKSGETGRYWLGEGVDDVDWFSVQAEKGKVLNATLYTLDWPFLNASLEVYTIREGIPFREGYSTSPHRYETVVVVTPLTGSHYIRVFVEAGGGSGNYTLTVNIQEPYEVKNGGHYSGTLYNNTNHPSDIYKVWLNAGDIFRAGMNETPIPPASDVSIDLYLMDLWPLSHLYTYLDLSWWGDPSEALEARAPHEGYFFILVTAFNGSGRYELNITIEAGQPGEDDFPPRTRAVYATTIFNDTIHQSMDHYDWYRFSGKTGNSVSATVSLRDGWRSGLFELFLLDERLTVIRSVTNFVPPPSPKGKAATTDRLELAWRIEADGIYYFSLMAKWGLSIANPMDLTDAPAATAYSISFTVARENRPPFVATPPLVLYTEEDTELHLELSEIFSDPDLPDGDRISFTAIGSGHLSTRLTGPSELAVVPIPNWSGSEELVVKALDSMGASARWRTTITVLPINDPPLPRAPPPPLVLSEGVTYPSLINVSELFEDPDLFYGDKLTFSVSPSPLELRIDPGGMLECGPVRAPPGDYRVNVWAFDTSGAEASVELNIRVLRVPKPPMATSLSFLLHIDEDTVHVGPAISELFYDPEGQSLSLVFRNEGRVSVSVDETGLLRITPKENWSGSEEIYIEAWDTEGLSTSATLMVVVKPIPDPPTFISIQPPENLSALEGTDLVLRVTATDSDSTNISYEWRLDGKTINASSKHGNALSIKALTPGNHIVTVVACDPEGLLCSHTWALTILEKPKEPNGPKAARAIQASGAAAVVGLAAWVAVLVGVSEHGKYAIFKMLFIPLYTKLHKEEVLDHFTRGRIYGLVESNPGIHYTLIKKRLGVGNGTLTYHLSTLQREGFIRSEWDGLYKRFYPAQMPYSKRGDVELTPVQKEILELIKKTPSISQKEICHSTGLSKRVVSYHISKMVEAKLVRVEKRGKGCHCYPSERAW, translated from the coding sequence ATGGGGCAGATGCGCTCAGCGACAGTATTGCTCCTAATCGCTACAATCGCTGGAGCCTTCTTTACCATTCCCGTCCCGAGCGAGAGCCCCGCCAGTCGAGCTGGCGGGGACGAGGGGGTCGAGCCCAACGATGACCTTCCAACGGCCCACCCCCTGAAGTCGGGGGAGACCGGCCGGTACTGGCTCGGCGAGGGAGTGGATGACGTCGACTGGTTCAGCGTTCAGGCGGAGAAGGGGAAGGTCCTGAACGCCACCCTCTACACCCTCGATTGGCCATTTTTAAACGCCTCGCTTGAGGTCTACACGATAAGGGAGGGTATCCCCTTCAGGGAGGGTTACTCGACCTCGCCCCACCGTTACGAGACTGTTGTCGTCGTCACTCCCCTGACCGGATCCCACTACATTAGGGTATTCGTTGAGGCTGGAGGTGGTTCCGGAAATTACACCCTAACCGTCAATATCCAGGAGCCATACGAGGTTAAAAATGGTGGGCATTACTCTGGCACTCTCTATAATAACACCAACCATCCGTCAGATATTTATAAGGTGTGGCTCAATGCCGGCGACATTTTCAGGGCAGGGATGAACGAGACTCCCATTCCGCCTGCGAGTGACGTCTCAATAGACCTCTACCTGATGGACCTCTGGCCCCTCTCCCATCTATACACCTACCTCGACCTCTCTTGGTGGGGGGATCCCAGCGAGGCGCTGGAGGCCCGAGCCCCTCACGAGGGCTACTTTTTCATTCTCGTCACGGCCTTCAACGGCTCCGGCAGGTACGAGCTAAATATTACTATTGAGGCCGGTCAGCCGGGCGAGGACGATTTTCCGCCCCGTACTCGAGCAGTCTATGCCACCACAATATTTAACGACACAATTCACCAGTCCATGGACCACTACGACTGGTACAGATTCAGCGGGAAAACCGGAAACTCGGTCTCCGCCACGGTCTCTCTCCGAGACGGATGGAGGAGTGGACTGTTCGAGCTCTTCTTGCTCGATGAGAGGCTCACTGTGATTCGTTCCGTGACCAATTTCGTCCCCCCGCCGAGTCCAAAGGGAAAAGCCGCCACCACCGACCGTCTTGAGCTGGCGTGGAGAATTGAGGCAGATGGGATATATTATTTCTCGCTGATGGCAAAGTGGGGCCTCTCGATAGCCAACCCCATGGACCTGACCGACGCTCCAGCTGCCACTGCCTACAGCATCAGCTTTACGGTCGCTCGCGAGAACAGACCCCCTTTCGTGGCAACTCCCCCGCTTGTGTTATATACAGAGGAGGACACGGAGCTCCACCTTGAGCTAAGTGAGATATTCAGCGACCCGGACCTACCAGACGGCGACAGAATCAGCTTTACCGCTATAGGCTCAGGGCACCTCTCGACGCGGCTCACCGGCCCCTCAGAGCTTGCCGTGGTGCCGATTCCGAACTGGTCTGGAAGTGAGGAGCTGGTGGTGAAAGCGCTTGATTCAATGGGCGCCTCTGCGCGGTGGAGGACCACAATCACAGTCCTTCCTATCAACGACCCGCCTCTCCCGCGAGCACCTCCCCCGCCCCTTGTCCTGAGCGAAGGGGTCACCTATCCCTCTCTAATCAATGTCTCCGAGCTATTTGAAGACCCTGACCTGTTTTATGGCGACAAGCTAACATTCAGTGTTTCACCCTCGCCTCTGGAGCTTCGAATCGACCCCGGTGGCATGCTCGAATGCGGTCCGGTCCGCGCACCGCCCGGTGACTACAGAGTCAATGTCTGGGCTTTCGACACCTCAGGGGCAGAAGCAAGTGTCGAGCTCAATATCAGGGTGCTCAGGGTCCCGAAGCCCCCTATGGCTACATCCCTCTCGTTCCTACTCCATATTGACGAGGACACAGTCCACGTCGGTCCCGCCATCTCCGAGCTATTCTACGACCCCGAGGGCCAGTCCCTAAGCCTTGTTTTCAGGAATGAGGGCAGGGTCTCGGTCTCGGTCGACGAAACCGGTCTTCTCCGCATAACACCCAAGGAAAACTGGAGCGGGAGCGAGGAGATATATATCGAAGCGTGGGACACAGAAGGGCTCTCAACCAGTGCCACCCTAATGGTGGTGGTGAAGCCCATCCCCGACCCGCCCACTTTTATCTCAATCCAACCACCCGAGAACCTAAGCGCGCTGGAGGGAACAGATCTGGTCTTGCGCGTTACGGCCACCGATTCAGATTCAACGAACATCTCCTACGAATGGAGGTTGGACGGGAAGACCATTAATGCTTCATCAAAACATGGCAATGCCCTTTCCATCAAGGCCCTCACACCTGGAAATCATATAGTGACGGTAGTCGCCTGCGACCCAGAGGGCCTACTGTGCTCCCATACTTGGGCGCTGACGATTCTGGAGAAACCGAAAGAGCCCAACGGTCCAAAGGCGGCAAGAGCCATACAAGCTTCGGGGGCCGCTGCCGTGGTAGGGCTGGCTGCATGGGTGGCCGTACTGGTTGGCGTCTCGGAGCACGGGAAATATGCCATATTTAAGATGCTTTTCATTCCCCTCTACACCAAGCTCCATAAGGAGGAGGTACTCGACCACTTTACCAGAGGACGAATCTACGGTCTGGTTGAGAGCAACCCGGGAATTCACTATACGCTAATTAAAAAGAGGTTGGGAGTGGGCAACGGGACCCTAACCTACCACCTCTCCACCCTTCAGAGAGAGGGCTTCATCCGCTCGGAGTGGGATGGTCTCTACAAAAGGTTTTACCCCGCCCAGATGCCCTACTCAAAGAGGGGCGATGTGGAGCTCACGCCAGTCCAGAAGGAGATTCTCGAGCTCATTAAAAAAACCCCGAGCATCTCCCAGAAGGAGATATGCCATAGCACTGGCCTGAGTAAAAGGGTGGTCTCATACCACATTTCCAAAATGGTTGAAGCGAAGCTCGTGCGTGTCGAGAAAAGGGGTAAGGGTTGCCATTGCTACCCCTCTGAGCGCGCTTGGTGA